TCGTTGCAGTGCCCTCGTGCATCTTCCCTTCGTCCTTCTTAGTTTTCGCGACAAATTCAGGTAATCTTTGGGTCTCTCTCTTTTCTGCTTCGTTGTTGCATGCTTGTTGTTTGTGTTTACTTTGCATTCTTGCTGTTTTGTTTGGTCTTTGTTGCTAGATGGCCTTTAGCGCTAAGTAGATGtgttaggggaggggtaccattccagggtaggtTTTTAGGTGGCTTGCGTGATAGGTGTAGCTTTGGTCATGCTTGATCTTAATTGTTGAATAGGATGAACATAGTTTCTGGGTTTTTCCTGGGCTCCTGACCTCATAGACTAATAGAGTGGTACCCCcaactgtaggtatgcctcgcgtcgtCTCCCGGGCTTCCACCTCCGCCGCGAACTATGACCCCTACGCCTGGGTGACCTCAGACGTAAAGGACTCGCCGAACCAGATGGATCTGGAGGAGTTGACGGAGTTCCGGCAAGCTGGGTATCTGTGCGGGGGGACAGACGAGAAGACCAATTATGAGACCTTCGTCCCTGCCCCCAACGAGCGATTGTACGAGATTAACTTCCGTTCTCCCTGGGTCGCCGACTGGATTTGGatttacaaagccatgttcacccaggtcgGCGTTCGCCTACCATTCTCTGATTTTCAGATGTCTCTCCTTAATCGGATATCCGTGTCGCCGTCGCAActccatccgaacagctgggcttctatccgctgtttcgagatggtttgtgaatatctcgagctgccggcgtcagtggatgtcttcctcttctttttcaaccttaccaacccctCCAAACAATGGAAGGCGAGGAAAGGGTTTTTGTCTTTCCGGTCTGCCCAAGGCCGGAGGATATTCGGCCTGTTCGAGGACTCTTATCACGGGTTCATGGACAAGTTCTTCAAAGTTCGTCCTGTTaaaggtcgccatcccttttggttatcgttagagggggaacgcctcatcccgacTTATTGGAGCTTCGGGGCGGGGTCTAATTCTTTCATTAAAGTGACCTACAAGGGAATGTCCCCTGTAAATAAAAGGATTGCCGATGTGTTGTTTGCTCTTTTTGGAAAGAATCCCGTGAACCCCCACCTCCTCATGGGCGAACGGGAGTTCGCCAGGAATTATATTTGTGAGCTGTTTTGTCTTGTACTTTTGCATTGTTTTTTAACCTGTTCTTCCCGACTTCACAACTAACGTACTTATTTCTCTGTTGTAGTGGAGATGTCTGCCTCAGTAATCGGGCTCGAGAATTTGGTCAAGACCTTCTTGGAGGATAGCGATGAGGAGAAGGCTGACGAGAAGGATGCCGGGAAGCCGGAAGGCCCTTCCGGGGAGAAGGAGGATCAAGCTATGCCCTCTCCCCAGGACACCGCAATGTCCGAAAGGAATTCGGCCGGGGCGCAGGCTTCCCATATTCTCGAAGAAGCCGTTGTTGGTCATTCGACCTCTACCCTCCAAGAAGAAAATGTGGAAACTATTCATACTCCCAAGAGACTGAGGGCCCCCGCCAGCCCGGAAGGAACCCTCACCATGATGGAGAGAAATTTTGATGCTGGGACTTTCATCGACTCCCAGCTGATCCCTGGCACGGAGGAGCACTTCCTTGGGACCGACCTGGcagggcaggcgaggtggatgtatcgaACCCTTCTTCGCGGAGCTGTGATAGCTCAGAAGGccgagttcgagttgtcgggAATGAAGGCTCTTCGGAGGAAACTCAAATCTTCAGGCAAGGCGAACAATGACTTCAAGGTGCAAGTCGAGCTGCTCCAAGGTCAGTTGTCCGAGATGGGGGAGAAGCTTAAGGCTACTGAGGAGAAAGCGACATCTGCCGAGGAGAAATTGAAGACTTCCGATGAGACGGTGGCCCGTTTAGCCGAGCGAGAGATGACCCTAGAGAGCCAGCTGAACGCTGCTCAGGGTCGGGTGGCGGTCTTGGAGAAGGAGTGCGACCAGGCCGTCTCGTTGGCTAAATCCGCTAAAGCCGAGGTCGAAGAGCTCAAGAGAAAGCACAAAGCGaccaaggagcaagggaagaacGCGATCTTCATGACTGAGGATGCTCTGAAGGCtcaggtgaagatcgtggctccTGACTTCGATACGTCGGCTATCGGGGTCTTCAAAACGATCCAGGACGgcaagattgttgacatgccCCGGAAGTAAACTCTTGTAACAtgctttttatgttttcttgtagAATACTTTGTTGAAACCGTTAACTTTTATACTTTAGTGGTCGCCTGGTCGGCTATACGTTTATTGCCTTTATCTTGTTTGGCAGCATTTTATTTCGTTTTCATTTCTTTGTCATGGACTTATCGCTTCTGTCCGTTTTGCCGTGTTGTCGGTAACTTGGTGGAAACCGCCTCGGTCTTATTATCGCGGCCGTTTGTTATGGCTAAGATTCGgttggctcccggggtgatcaatcCCGGGTTGCCGTTGAAGAACGCGATGGTATGGGATAAATATTAGGGAGTAATAGATAGGAGAATTTAGACAAGTAAGAAGTAGTCGTTAGCTAGACAAGTTCATGAACACAGTAGGCATTTGATAAAAGCAAATAATTAGGAATTAACATTTGATTAAAGCGAACATCTACCCAGCTCATCAGGCCGCTTGGTCGGTGCGCCCAAGCTATGAATAGAATCTTCTTAGGTTACCTGCGTTCCATGTTCTTGGGATTTCTCTGCCGTCAAGTCTTTCCAGCTTGTAGGCGCCTTTGCCGAGCACTTCTTTGATTCTGTAGGGACAttcccagtttgccgccagctttccttctcctggggaCGGCGGACCGATGTCGTTTCGTCGCAGGACGAGGTCTCTTTCCTCAAGTTCCCTTCTGAAGACCTTGGTGTTGTATCGCAGGGCTATCCTCTGTTTCAGCGCTACTTCTGACAAATGGGCCATCTCTCTGACCTCGTCTACCAAGTCTTTGTCCATTGCCTCTTCTACTCCTGTAAGGAGTAGCCGCGGACTTGGTTCTCCAATCTCCACGGGTATCACCGCTTCGACACCGTACGTTAAGCAGAAGGGGGTTTTCTTGGTGGAGCTTTGCTCGGTTGTTCGGTAGGACCAGAGAACCGAGGCAAGCTCATCGACCCAAGCGCCTTTCTTGCTATCTAAACGCTTTTTAAGACCCAGTAAGATGATTTTATTCGCAGATTCCACttgcccgtttgtttgggggtgttcaaCTGAGGAGAACTTTTGTTTTATCCCCAAGCCGGTGAGAAATTCTGtgaacttcttgtcagtgaaTTGCATCCCATTATCCGAAATGACGACCTCTGGGATGCCaaaacgggttatcacctgcctccacaagAACTTTCTACAGTTGGATGAGGTTATGCTGGCGAGTGGTTCAGCCTCTATCCAGTTGGTGTAGTAATCGATGGCGACTATGAGGTGTTTGACCTGGCCCGGGCCAACTGGGAAGGGtcccaagaggtcgactccccattgtgcgAAAGGTCGAGTAGTCGTTAGGAAACTCAGCTCGGAGGCTGGCGctctgtggaagttggcgttttgttgacactttgCGCATTTCCTTACGAACTCCTGGGAGTCATTCATCATCGTCGACCAGTagtatccagctcggatgagcttcctcgcTAGGGCCTTGCCCCCGATATGATGGCCGCagcacccctcatggacttctcttagaacgtagtccgtctggtcggggtgcaGACACTTCAGCAAAGGTTGGCTGAGTCCCCTTTTGTATAGCTGATCCTGTATGATCGTATATTTGGCGGCCTCACGTCTTACCGTTTTGGCTTCCTTTTCGCCTTGGGGGAGTTTGCCGTTTTGCAAGAAGTCGGCGATGGAGTCCATCCAAGAAGGGGCTAATTTGGTCAAGTGGAGGACCACTGCTGGCTCTTTCGTGATGCCTTGGATGAGGGAGCAGTTGCCGGTTCCAGGTTTTGTGCTCGCCAGCTTCGATAGGAGGTCTACCCGTGTGTTCCTCTCTCTTGGAATGTGTTGGACCGTGACCTCTTCAAATTTTTTGCTCAGTTCTTTGACCCTCTCTAAGTATTTCTGTAATAGTgagtctctggcttggtagcttcTATTCACTTGCGAAGTGACGATTTGCGAGTCGCTGCATACTTCCACCCTCTTGGCTCCGACTTCCTGAGCTAGAACCAAACCTCCTAGGAGGGCTTCGTACTCTGCTTGGTTTTTTGATACGGGAAATTCAAACTTAACTGATTGTTCATAGATGACTCCGGCTGGACTTTCTAGAATGATACCGGCGCCCCCGGACGtctggttggaggctccgtccacatggagcttccaccgtgtgcccgtCTCCTCGGTTGGATTCCCAGTTACCTCCACCAAGAAGTCTGCTATTGCTTGTGCCCTGATCGCGTGCCGGGGTTCGTAGCATAGGTCGTATTGGGATAgttcgatggcccaggtcatcatccttcccGCTAGATCAGGCTTTTGGAGCACTTGACAAAGTCCCTGGTCCGTTCTCACGACCACCTGGTGACTCTGGAAGTATTGTCGCAATCAGCGGGAGGAGACCAGAAGTGCTAGTGCTAACTTCTCTAGCTTGCTGTATCTGAGCTCTGCCCCTTGCAGTGCTCTACTCACAAAGTAGATCGGTTGCTGGGCCTTCCCTTCTTCCCGTACCAACACCGATGCGAGCGCCCCCTCTGTGATGGCTAGGTATAGGTAGAGTGGCTCTCCGGCCCTCGGCTTCCCGAGCACTGGGGGTGCTGCTAGAATCTCTTTAAAGTGGTTGAAGGCCTCTTCGCACGCATGGGTCCACTCGAATGCTATTCCCTTCTTCATCAAAGCGAAAAAGGGTAGGGCCTTTGCTGCCGACGCACCGAGGAATCGGGACAACGCTGTTAGCCTTCCTGCCAGCCGCTGAACGTCTTTGATGCAGCCCGGGCTCCTCATCTGGAGTATTGCTTGGCCCTTTTCAGGGTTTGCCTCCACTCCCCTCTGGGTTatcatgaatcccaggaactttctggcctccATAGCAAAGGCGCACTgaagcgggttgagcctcatgccgtgttgtcggaggGACGCGAAAACGCTCTCCAGGTCGCTTATGAGATCGTCAGGGCAGGTGGTTTTTGTGAGGATATCGTCCACGTAAACTTCAACCGTCTTGCCGATGAGGTCGCCGAATATtttgttcatcaatctctggTACGTTTCCCCCGCGTTCTTTAGGCCAAACGGCATCACTCTGTAGCAATAGGTCCCCcttggcgttatgaacgccgttttatcctcgtctggtcggtgcatcggtatctgattgtagccggagtaggcgtccatgatACTCAGATACCGGTATCCCGCAGCCGCGTCGACGAGTGCGTCGATGTTGGgaagggggtagcagtccttagGGCACGCTTTATTGAGATCGGAGTAATtcacacacattctccatttcccATTGTGCTTTTTTACCAAGACCACGTTTGATAGCCAGGTCAAATAGTCCAGCTCTCGGATGAACCCCGCTTCGAGGAGGCCGGCCGTCTGTCTGGCCACTTCTTCCGCCCTTTCCTGAGACATTTTCCTCCTCCTTTGGGCCACTGGTTTGGCTTCCGGTCTTACGGCTAGGTGGTGCGACATGAAACTGCAGTTTATGCCCGGCATGTCGGCGGGAGTCTAGGCAAACAAATCGCCATTAGCTctgatcatttccatcaaaggCTCTTTTAACTCATGGGGGAGGTTCCTATACACAAACGTGAATTTTTCTTCTGAGTTCCCGACCCTAAACTTCTCCAGGTCCCCTTCGGGTTCGGGCCTCGGTCTGTCATCGACTCTGGCATCCAGGTCGGCGAGAAAAATTCCCGATGcttctttggattttttttccTCAAGGAGAGGCTCGCATGGTCGCAGGCGACTACCGTTTCCAGGTCTCCTTTGATGGATCCTACAGATCTGTCGTCGGCAACAAACTTCATTACAAGCAGTTTCGTGCTGATCGCCGCTCCAAGGTCGTTGATGGTTTTTCTCCCTAGGATGACGTTGTAGGCTGTGGAATCTCGCAAGACCACAAATTCTGCCATTACTGTCCTTCGCCCCTGTCCTTGTCCCACTGAGGTCGGAAGGGAAATGATCCCgtccggcttgatgaagtggtcgcctaaccctaccacaccgtgctggtgggtagATAGATCGGCGTCACGCAGCCCCAGGGCGTCAAATACGTTgcggaacatgatgttcgagtccgCCCCCGTATCCACGAGGATCCGCTTGACGAGGCCGGTTCCGACTCTGGCCGTAATGACCATGGGGGGACTTTCCAGTATCTCGTCAAACCATTGGTCTTCGGGACCAAAGGAGATGGATGGTAGCCTTCGGGAGTTTCTCGCAGATGAAGAGGAGACGGCCAGGATCTTGGCGTCTTTCTTCTGTGCCGATTTTGATCTCAGGACCGAATTCCTCGCCGTTACCACGTTCACCACCGTGAGGCCGTGGTCGTCTCCCTCCGATTCCTGGCGTCGCCTTGTCGCCCGGGGCCTGTCTTCACCTTCGTAGTCACGATTCCGTCTCCTTGGTTCTCTAATGAGGTGAGAGAATTCGGCGAGCTTCCCATCCCTGATTGCTTGCTCTAGCGCATCCTTTAGGTCGAAGCAGTCCTGGGTCTTGTGTCTGTACCCCTTGTGATATTCGCAGTAAAGGCTCTTGTTCCCCCATGTTCGGTCCTTGAGAGGTTGGGGTTTCGACAGTATTCCCTTCTCGGCTATCTGTTGGTAGACTTCCACGATCGGGGTCGTcaggggggtgtagttggtgaactttCTGACTCGGGGAAATGGTCTTGGTGTTTTGctcggaccgccgtccctggcgtgttccttttgCCTTTCTCCGCCCCCGTGGTGCCGGGCTTGGCTGTAGAGGggccgtttattggcagccacgatccggctgacttcttcgtcattAATGTACTCCTTAGCCACACATTGGATCTCTTGCATTGTCTATACTGGCTTCGTAGTGAGAtgctttctgaagtcctcgttcAGGAGTCCGTTCGTCAAACGCAGGCTTGCCACTGAGTCTGTCAGCCCGTCGATTTCAAGGCACTCTTCGTTGAATCTGTCTTGGTATTTTCCGGTCGACTCGTCGGGTCGTTGGGTTACCCCAAGCAGGTTAATTGGGTGCTTCACCTTTGCAATTCTGGTCGTGAGTTGGGCTAAGAAGGCATGGCTGATGTCCGCGAAGCCGGTTACCGAGCCCTGCaggaggttattgaaccaccgtattgcaggtcctGCTAGGGTGACCGGGAACGCGCGGCATTTTACCTCGTCCCCCACTCTCTCCAGGTttatcctggcctcgaaggccgtgagATGCTCTAGAGGGTCTTGCGTTCCGTCGTATCTCATGTCCGTAGGCTTATCAAAATGTTTTGGCAACCGGACTTCGAGTATGGAACGATGAAACGGGGTCGCTCCCATTATCACGGGTCCTCGTGTTCTCGTCGTTCTCCCTTCGTCGTCCTCCCAACGGATGTCTTCGGTTTCACGATCTGTAGTACGCCGCCTCTCATGCCTGGCATAAATGACGGGGTCACGGCGTCTTCTCGCGCGTCCCTTTTCCCCAGCGCTCTCGGACTCCGCTTGGGGACTGGGTGTGCGTCTGGAATGGCTCCTAGAGTGAGAGTGGGAATGACTCCTTGTGTTGTGTGCCTCGGAGGGGATCTTACACGCTGATGGGAAGTGGTCGCAGCGGCGTCCTCTCCGGGCTCGGTCTCGCGGCCTGTTCCACCTTGGACCAGCACGAAGTCCATGGACGATCCCTACagatggcgccaatgttcggttggTCGGGTACCGGACAGATCGGGTTGGTATCCTGGTTGGAGATGGGGGTCTCGTCTCGTCGTGAACTGCCAGTCTGGTGTTGGCGGGGTCCCGAGCACTTCTTGTGGAGAGGGGGGGTGTCacctacaaagacactccgacgctctagtcggTAATGTGCAGGCGAAAAAAGGGGGTAATATGATGTGTGACATACCTTGGGGGAAAGGTAAaaccttccccttatatactgtgtcagaggtgggccctacAAGGACAAGCCCACCTCCTCCGAGACGTTCTCCCACAGCTGTGAGTGAGTTGTCTGGGACACGTGTCTGGATCGGTTGCGGGGCGCCTTATCCTTGACTGTTCGGGTCGGGTGGCGCTCGGGCCGGGTCAACCCGTGgagggtttgggccaggccgtaacaagtTACATGTTACTTAGAAAAACTAATTAAACCGATTGTTCATGTTAATAGAAGACAAGATAATCACATAAAATTAATAAAACGAAATGATTTTGCTTTTCCCTAGCTAAATCAATCGAAAAATAGTGATATATAGACTGATTAGTTATTTTGTTTCAACAGTTCTTCTTCCAATACAAGAGAATCCCACAGCAATATAGCAGTCCCTAAAGGAGGAGGAAAAATAATAGTAAAATGCacatcatcataaaacacaagcCAGtctcaaaaatagaaaaaatctaAAATGAAATTGTCCATAACTGATCTTTTCACAGGTCAGATTGAAATGCTGTATGACAACCCTTTTATTTTTAGAGGAGTTATAACTAGTTCCTAATAAAATAGAGATCACAACAACCTTAAAATAAAGAAACGGTTATTTAccatcagaagtggaactactccaacggtggttattggctcatcacctataaatacactgatactCTTCAAGTATACTTAAGTCCCAATACACTTAAACCTGCTACGACTCTTGCTGACTTAAACATCGGAATATTTTGTATGTACCACCCCACCTCCTCGCAAACAACTCAGACGATGGCTACTATACGTAATCTAAGTCGGAATCTGCTTCATTGAGAATTTGGGCCTCACTTACGATCCCAAAGACAattcagttttaggtaaccctcaaaACATTGGTGCCAGTACCGGGGACCTGGGAATTGACACTCCATGGTGGATGATCACTATGAAGACGGACGCACAGCGTCTAAATTAGAACCAGAATACCAAGACGTGGTCAACAACGATCAAGCCCTTGTGGTACCTCCTCCAAGAACGGAAGAACCACATGGGGAAGGTACCTCGAGTGATCATCACCACAGAAGGATCCCCTCCAAAGTTCGTCACCCGAAAGCGGAAGAAGAACCCCATTCTACTGACTTCATGGGACTACTACACAGATATCATGACCGACTTGAGCAACTAGAGCAGGAGCTAGAACGACAGCGAAAGGCGGAAAGAAATTTGAGAAGAGAAATCAAGCGACGAAGAGAGTTGGAGGAAAAGATCTCGAAGTTAGAATCCAACATCCAAGGTAGGAAGTCACGTACAACTTGAGAGGACACCCGTTAGGAGGAGAAGATCCTTTCACAGAAGATATCATGCGGGATAGAGTTCATAGAAACTTCAAAAGCTCAGACATGCATTTGTATGACGGGACAACCGACCCGAGACATCACctaagcaatttcaaaagtcggatgtacttgGATGACGCCTCAGATGCAACACGCTACAAGGCCTTCCCGACAACTTTGACGAAGTCGgccatgaagtggttcgacagcttgccACTTAGGTCGGTTACCAGTTTCGACGACCTTGGACGAAAATTCCTTGCGCGATTTTcaatccagaaggataaagtcaAGCACGCTCCCAGTCTACTCAGAGTCAAATAGGAGGTCGGCGAGTCCCTCAGAGACTACATGGAGAGATTTAACAATGCGTGTTTGAAAATCCAGAACTTACCCACTGAGACAATAATAATGGGACTAGTCAATGGTCTCCGAGAAGGCCCATTTTTCCAGTCTATCTCAAAGAGACACCTGTCTTCATTGAGTGATGTACAAGAATGAGCTAAAAAGTACATCAATATAGAAGAAAACGCCAGGCTGTGAGAACCAAACTGACGACTAAAAAACCCTCACCAAGcacaggaaaaagaaaaagagcctaagaagaaagaagaatacaACTCGGAGAAGCCTAGGAGGTATCACAATTATACCCCGCTACGAGTTTCTCTCGCAGATGTCTACAGGAAAATCTGTCACACCGAGAAGCTCTCCCCCTGGCGTCCGATCAAGAATAAAAAGGGGGGAGCCGCAATGAGTATTGTGAGTATCATAAGCTATATGGGCACTCTACAAATAATTGTTACGACttgaaaaatgtgatagaaaaactgGCCAGGAAAGGTCGGTTAGATAGATATCTCATAAAAAGGTCAGACGgtcatggaaaaagaaagagagacaaCGAAGAAGTCAACCAAAGAGGTCAGCCCC
The DNA window shown above is from Arachis ipaensis cultivar K30076 unplaced genomic scaffold, Araip1.1 Aipa1078, whole genome shotgun sequence and carries:
- the LOC107624656 gene encoding uncharacterized protein LOC107624656, with translation MGATPFHRSILEVRLPKHFDKPTDMRYDGTQDPLEHLTAFEARINLERVGDEVKCRAFPVTLAGPAIRWFNNLLQGSVTGFADISHAFLAQLTTRIAKVKHPINLLGVTQRPDESTGKYQDRFNEECLEIDGLTDSVASLRLTNGLLNEDFRKHLTTKPV